The sequence below is a genomic window from Lolium perenne isolate Kyuss_39 chromosome 7, Kyuss_2.0, whole genome shotgun sequence.
GGATCCCCTAGGGGACAAATATCTGCCGCGCTTTTAAGATTACTAAGGTAATTAAGCAATATTTCAGTACCAGCATATACCAAATACTTTCGATATTAACAAACCAGATCCACCAAAGAAATAGCAAAAAAATAACATGTTAATGAATTTTAAAATAATATTTTCCACAAAAATTGCTAAAAATCGTTCCAAATATTAAAGGTACAAGTTTCACAACTTTCTTGAAGTATGATTCGAATCATTGAAGCATGAAAGTTCATTAAAATATGACTAAAATTACTGAAATTCATATTTGTTGACTTTTTAAATTTCGTGGAAATatgattaaaaaacaaaatatgattgcaattatttaaaaaaaatatgaTTGTATTTGAATTCTTACACATTCTTTTGCAAattatttctatttttttaaatcttTCAgttattttggatttttttggacAAGAATGGAAAAACAATGAGATATTATTCTCGGTGACTATCGAGTGTGGTCTAGTCTTTAAGTTATTTTTGGTTTCACGGAAAAAATGAAAATTGATGAGCTATTCTTTTTTGTGTTTATCAGTTGTGTTCTGAAAATACCGAAAACCAAAATGTGTAATGCAAAGAGAGGCGTGCTAGTACATGCTATGGTGGCATGAGCCATGGCATGATTGATTGAGAGGACTCGAATGTAGCGGCACGGCCATAAAAGGAATTTTGCAGCTACTCCCTAATTTCCAAAGTTTAAGCTTATTAATGTTTACGTAAGTAAAATTGTTCGGAATTTGACAAAGTTTGCAAAAAATATGTATCAATAGGTTTAGTACTAAGTAAATACACTATAGTTCATAGTGTATCCATCCATTCATATTAACTGGGAACCATACATATGTTGACATTTTTATCTACAATCTTGGTAGGATGTAAGTTCCGACTTAGAAAATTAATAAGCCTTATATTTTCTGAACAAGAGTATACCCAAAAGTCAACCTCCAGGACGTGTAGAtatttttcttcttcttgacttctagacttttcttttcttttcttttgacaGAACCTTTTTGGGCATGAAAGGTGTGAAACTGTGATTGAAAATTGGCTTCATCAGAAGCTCGATTTTGCTTAATATATCTGTAAGTTATTGGAAGTTCCTCAAAAAATAATTTGAACCCACAAATAAATTGCTGAAATTCCTCAGAATGTTGAAACTACATTTGTAAAGTGAAAGTTCCTTTTTGGAAGTTCATCTGAAGTTTTTTGGAAGTTGATTGATGCGCTTATCTTCTGAAGTTCTTCAGAAATTCTCCAAAAGCTCTTAATATTGTGCACACCCATATTCGTTTAAAAAGAACAGCATGGCCTGCTTTTCACtgattagagagagagagagtacaaTGTGCAAAGTTGAAGAAAAAATGAACAAGAAAGGAAAAGAAAAGCTAGGGAATGCTCCGAGTGCTCAAAGTTTCAGAAGACAGTGCTTCTTTAGGTGCAGTCAGTGAATCGCTTCGGCCAGCAATTTCGTTAGTACAGTATAAGATTCAATAACAAGAGCAAGCTCGTCGTGTTCTATTGATTGAGAAGTCTCTTCAGTCGAACATGATGAGCTTCTCGTACTCCCGCCCGGAGATGGCCTTCTCCATGACTGCCCTCGGCGTCATGGCGTCGGCGCCGTCGAGGAACAGCTTCAACATGTTCTTCGAGAAGCCGCTGACCAGCGCCACCCCGCTCTGCTCCGCCATGACCGGCACGGAGCTCGAATCCCGCAGGTTCCAGAACACAATCTGCGGCACGGCGCCGCCATACCCAGCCTCGGAGTACTTCCTCGTGATCGCCTCGTAGTCCGTCTCCCACGGCCTCGAAGACGCCTCGTCGAACTCCATGTCGCTGAACACAAACACCTTTTTCACCATGCGCTCCGGCGGGACGTTGCCGTCGACCGCCACGCGGAGGAGCTGGTCGAACACGGCCTGGAAGTCGGTGTTCATGTCCCAATGCATCTCCCGGATGAACTGGGTCTTCTCCCACAGAGTCGCCCCCTTGACATGGTGCAGCTGCGGCCACTGGCTGAAAGTGATGACGCGGTGGCGCCACGGCTCGTCGCAGAGCTCGGAGAGGAGGAGGCCGAGCGCGACGCAGACGTCCATGGGGAGCCCGGTCATGCTGCCGGACACGTCGCACACGGCGAGGCAGTTGTTGAGCTTGCCGAGCGCCAGTAGGTCGTCCACCGTGCGCTGCCACTGCAGGTCCGCGACGTCCTCGCCGTCGGTGCCGACGGACGCCAGGATCTCGTGCGGGAGCAGCGCACCCGCCGCGATCTTGGCCTTGCCGGCCCTGACGCTCTCGAGGTACTGGCAGAAGCGCTCGGCGTCGTGCTCGAGGAAGAGGTCCCTGTAGTTCCTCATGGCGACGGAGGCGACGCGCGGGTACACCACCTCCCCCCACGCGCGCGCGGCGACGAAGACCTCCGGCAGCTCGAGCGCGCGGCGGAGCGGCACGAGCGCCGCCTTTCGgaggcacgcgcgcgcccggctcGCGTAGTTCGAGTCCGGCAGGTCCTCGGAGAGCTCGGGCGCCGAGCCCTTGGGGAAGAGGCGGCGCGCGATGGCCTCGCAGAGCAGCGTCGAGCGGTCGTACCGGCTCTTGAGCGACGGGCACCATTTCCCGGCGAGCGAGATCTCGGGCAGCTTGCCATCCCCGAGCCTCCGCATGTCCTCGGCAAGCATGCCAGCGAAGAGGTCGGCTGTGCAGTCGTGCAGGAAGCGGTACCTCGGGTCCCCGTGGTACCTCTCCACGGCCCTCATGGCGGCCACAATGCGGAGCCGCCTGAGCTCCAGGGCCTCGTAGGGTGACATCTCCCGGCGCGGCTTGCGCGCGTGGAACCGGCCGAGGCGGCGGTCGTCGTTGACGATGCGGTGGAGGATCTCGGGGAGGTCCTTGAGGTAGCCGACGTCCGCGATGGGGCCAGCGTTGAGGGCGAGGGTGGCCGGGTGGTGCTCGTGCATCCAGAGCGCGGCGGCGTAGAAGCCTTCGCGGTCGGCCTTGCCGGTGCCGCGCACGCCGCGGAGGTTGCAGGCGAGCCGGAGCGCGGTGAGCGGCTCGGCCGCCCAGGCCTTGGCCAGGAGGGAGGAGACGGACGCGGCCGGGGTGCCCGGGACGAcgtggaagaagaagtccaggcaggGGTCCACGGAGGTGGCCAAAGTCGGGGAGTTGTTCTCCGTGCGGGTCTTCGCCGGCGGCGGCTTCACGCCAGGCTTGCTGAACTTGTTTACGAACGAATCGCCGGTGGATGCCGGCGGCACCTTCACTGCCGCCGCAAGGATGGGGAGCAGTACAGCAGCTGGCGTTTGGGCTCGGTCGTGTCAGCCCTTCACCCAATTACAAGTGGGGAGATGCAGCTGTCTTTTTTTCTCCTCAACGGTGAAATTTAAGTTCAAACTGTCATTCTATGATAAGCACCATCAGCAAGACTTTAGACTGTGTCTATTTGGCGGTTGATGGATTCATATGTTACAATTTACCTTcttagagcaggtctaacagaccccgtaaaaggggcaaacccgtataataaccgccgatttgagggtttcggctctacccggccgtctagcacgccccgtaaaaacggcccccgcatcgttttttgctgttttcgagtacggggcgggtcatcgccccctacttgtgcggggtgggagcggggatagtgGGCGAAACCAGTATCCCAATTCCGAAAGCGCACGCGGACATTTCAGTTCCCCCCACCCATTttcccccgcgcgccgccgccggaatCCGTCATATCCGCGCCCCTCCGCCGTCCGCCGAGCCGCGTCGAGCTGCATCGACGCCCGCCGCACCTCCGCCGCACCCCCGCCGAAGTTCCGCGTCCCTCCGCGCGCGCCGCCCGCCCTCCCGCCGTGGTCTTCTCCGCCGTTTGTCGCCGGTGAGTATTCCACCGCGTTCCTCTTCGTTGCCGCCGGTAAATTGGTCGGATTTGGGGCTGATGTATGGTACACCGTGGTAGATGGCTTCGGAGGATGTGCACATGGCGGATTTGGACGCGACGTCGACCGATTGGTCGTCGTCGGATTCCGACGATTCGGATATCGACGAGTTGCTCAACGACGACGAGACGGAGATGATGCTGCTCCTGTTCGTCTTGAAGCAAACGGAGGACCGCATGAAGCTGCTGGATCAGCGGAAAGGATCCGTGATGGGGCGTATGTGCATTCCGCGGAACCGCGCGCTCGGCCACGAACAGCTGATGCAAGATTATTTCGCCGAGGTACCGACCTATCCTCCCCGCCTCTTCCGTAGACGGTACCGAATGCGTAGGTCTTTGTTCGAGAGAATCGTCAAAGATTGCGATTATTTCAAGCAAAGAAGAAATGCTGCCTAAGTCATGGGATTTAGCCCATATCAAAAAAATTCTGCCGCCATGAGGGTTATTGCATACGGTATACCAGCAGATTATACCGATGAGTACATTCGCATTGGTGTGCAAACAACCACGGATTGCGTGCGTATGTTTGCCAAGATGGTGATCAAGTTGTATGGAGAGACGTATCTCCGAGCTCCAAATGAGGAtgatacaaaaaggctcatggagatcaatgaaaagagggggtggccggggatgcttggtagtttggattgcatgcattggacatggaaaaattgtccaaaagcatggcatggaatgtattatggcaaaagccgtgatgctaccattgttcttgaagctgtggcctctcaagacttatggatttggcatgcttTTTTTGGATTGCCGGGGACACTCAACGACATCAACATCTTGAATAGATCCCCTGTGTTTGCAAGACTAGTTAAGGGTGAAGCTCCCCCTTGTAACTACAAAGTTATGAACAATGAGTACACCATGGGGTACTATCTCACAGATGGTATTTACCCTAACTATGCAACCCTTGTCAAGTccataaaagagaaaaaggacaGGGCTTTGACAAGAAAGGAAGCTTGCTTCACCAAAAATCCAGAGGCATGCCGCAAGGATattgagagagcttttggtgtcttgcaagcaaggtttgcaatTGTCTGGGGTCCTGCTAGGTTTTGGGACAAGGAAACTCTTGTTGATgtcatgacatgttgtgtgattcttcacaacatgatcattgaataTGAAAGAGGTttgaacttgccatgtttctatgacaatgttggcacccgagtgcagcccgagaggaaccctgatcggcttgaagcttttcttgcagctcatcgaggcattgaaaatgccgagactcatcaccagctcacccaagatctgattgatcaccattggcagttgcatggccaatgatttattacattcatttcccattgttgtatgtgtgaaacattcatttcccattgttgtatgtgtgaaacatttgttatttgtttaattcttccattagaacatttgttgacatttccgaaaaacattattgtaataattatgatgattattgtgtgatgtaaaacatttattttatgtgaatgttgtgttggttctaatatccaatttgtcaaaaaaccctgttttgaggggttgaaaactcggacgagctagcagaccccgtatcccaccccgtaaaacagaatattttgttttacggggtggggatacggggtctgctagctcgtccgacttttcggccggcgaaaagtgaatacagggccctctactcgcgttttaaggggcgaaaaaatacggggcctgttagacatgctcttagagcatctccaatcaCGTCCCCCAAAGAAATTTGGGGCGCGTCGAACAAAAAAAGTTCCCAGCTGCGTCCCCCAAagcctctttttgtccggcgccccgagatgccggacacaccgaaaagcgaggcgaagcgacgcggacccgattcaaatcaaagaaaaattcaaATTCCACATACATGCATTaacgccggaaaatgcataataatgacataaagtatgtaaaaaacatgtgagtatcatcataaaagtagcatggaacataagaaattatagatacgtttgagacgtatcaagcatccccaagcttagttcctactcgtccgcgcgctctgccgcctccgccaccgcctccgcAAAAAGACCTTGTTAGTCGGCTTCCGGCGTGTCTTCGTGCTAGTCTTCCCCTGCCGTGAAGTCAGAGCTGCTACGTTCGTTCGAGTTAAAAATTCGCCAACGTCCTAAGTAGGCGCCAGCCATTACAAACAAGTAGTTAAAAAGAAAATCAAAAATGTAGATATTATTTGGTAGTCTGCTAGCCGCGCCGTCGCCAAGCGTCCAAAGTCTTAAGTCGCGAATATTCACGCGAGCGCACGCGCTATGTATGTGTAGTGTAGCCATATGTGTGTTTCTAGCATTTTATATAGCTACAACaacatctcttataagttgctcaaCACTTCCACCCCttagcgaggtgggactaaaaaTCTTCCCATGCTCCTTTCGTGCCCAGTTGTGCTATTTTCCGGTAGCTGTGTCAAAAGCCTTCTATGCAGTGGGCCTTAGCTAGGCCTTTTTGAATATGACCTCTAACCTGTAGAATCTTTTAATGTTCTAGTACCTGATGTAGAATGGTGGCACTAGGGGCGCATGCAAATGGTCATCTATacaaatatattattttataATAGTATGTATATGATTTAGACATCTCCGGTTGCAACAACTTTTATTTTAAGTAAAATGCCAAGAAATTGGTTAATACGTAGTATATGCCAAGAAAAAACAAACACATGTGTCACAAACCGTCATGGGAGAATATCCTACATGATATCTGATTATCATGCCATTGTCACAAAACATGGTAAACTGTCGCGGTAACACGGGGCGTCAGACAGGAGTTGATCGGTGGGAACCGTCGCTGTGGATGGGGCACCAAGGAGCATGGGGTTGTTGCTAATCCGGTGGCCAGAGGATGCACATCACTAGGTTGGACATGCCGGCCGCCGCTCGCGACTAACTAAAACCGACGTGACCGGATCCATCGACGTTTGTTTCATTTTCATGAAACTTGCTAACTCATGGCTTACTTATCACAAATCCAATCAACAAGACAAACTTGAACCAAGCTCAAAGCTAGACATCACATGCACTTGGCAAATCAAACTTGAATAAAATTCTCGTACATGCATGTATCATCGTACCACCTTGGCCGGGCTCCGGTGCTCAGGTGTGCTACATAGCGGCGGCCGACCTAGAAAGCAGCTCCTTTGGTACCCACCACTTTCGGCTGCCCGAGGTGTTAGTTTTAATCCTGATTTTCTTTGTATCTGCATGTTTAATTTGTTTCTGCATACAGGTCAGGTTGTAGAAAGTGTAGGACTAGAACGTCTTGAGATGTTTAATTTATTGGCATATCATGTCACTAAAACGTcttgaggtgtgtgatgttactagctatgttactccgagTAGTCTTATTATGCTTTGGCGaaattttgaattttcttttacaCCCTAAGCATTGGTACGGGATAGTTGAGAGAAGAAGATGATACCTAATTTTCATCACGGCGAGAAACGCTGCTGACATTAATTAGCTTCATCTCATCCTGACGTCCATATAGTAGAAATACAAAACGATGATGCATGCATGATTACACATTGTGCGGAGACTAGGAAAACATGGAATATACGCCGAACCCCATGCTAATGTTTTGTTGTCTTTTTTCCAACGTGGAAGCTTATGAATCAATCATGTTGTAAATTAACTCATGTAGTACTATAGCAGTGAATATATTTATATTAAACATGTAATTCATTAACATACGTGGACGTAACTATATGAACAAAACAAAAGATTGGTTTTCCAAGTAATATGGCCATGCCGACCTTGGCCGGAGGCGCTTGTGGAAGTTAAATGGTTGCGATGGATGCATGCTCCAGAACATCAGGGATGGATGGTGAAACGGTGAACTAAATCCTCTCTATATATCCCACGAGGACAGGAGAGGAAACAGTCAAATGGCGTCGTTCGGATGCAACAACTGGGCAAGAAAACTTCAAATGGTGCGATATAGCTCCTGAAATACTGTACTATAGCCCCCCAAAATGGgtgagaaaacaaaaaaaaaggacgGGAAAACGCCAAAACCAAACCAGTGTGATATATCCTCCGAGAGCGGCCAGGAAACACCAAAATAACATCTTCATGAATCATGACCATGTGATTGTGGTCCTGACCCACGGAAGTTGGGCGGGAAACGCCAAAAACAGTTTGTTGTAGCCTCCAAAAATGGGCAGGATGGTGATTTTCCACGACACCTCGCTCGAACCGATGAGAAGACGATACGATAGATAAAATTGTGGGAATTAGACATCATCTAGGACATCACATCATCTTGCAATTAAGACTTATTTTGTTCAAAGTGTTTGTCGTTGTTTCTTTGACTACTTCCATAtttggccgttggcacatcacCTGGCCGTCAGCAGACTTCTCCCCGGGCCACCAGACTTGCGATTTCCCGAAGCTCCACGATTTAACACCTCAAGAGATTTCATTTGCACTGCGGTGAAGTCGGACCCCAGGAACCATCAAAAAACTCTCCCGGCCTCCGAAACTACCCCGGAAGTTCGGCCACACCAAAAAAGTGCCCGGAGCTTTTCCTCGATATTTTCGAACCTATTTACGTCCCCATGGGTACGCTACATCACGTACTTCCACGCGCCATCTCGTCCCATCGTTCCTAACATTACCTATCATTCCATGTCACCTCCATGTTACGCGCGACGATGTAATGTGCCTAAATATCGGCGGCGTGGCACCCGGCGTTCCACGCGCCGCCTCTCCGCAACGCTTACTCGGAGATCATGTTCACCGCATGGAGAAAGCGGGCACAGACCATTCGACACGCTGACCTCGGGCCACGCGCCCTTTTTCTATCTGCGGAGGTGCCTACTCGCCGCGTTCCCGCGCGCCTTTTCCGAGCTGATGGAGTGCCGAATCAGGCCCGCCATCTCGCGGCCGTCGGCCTGATTCACCGCGCTCTCTAGCGCCCCCTCTTTGGGAGGCTATGACGCCACCATTAGGCTTCGGGGCTTTTCCCGCCCAAATTTGCATGCCGGCGGGCGGCTTCTCCCGCCCAGTTTACCATACCGGCGGCTTTTTCCCGCCCAAATTCCCGCGCCTACGTACTCTGCGTGGCTCTTGGCGACCTACTTCTTAATTTGTCCCAACATTTTATGTGTCCGTACCACTTTTGGCGAGGCCGTATCCGGCGCATACGAGCTCTGAATCGGGCGTGTGACCAGCCGACGGAACCGGCCCGAGAAGTTGGCTTCTCCCCGGGCCATCGGACTTGCGATTTCCCGAAGCTCCA
It includes:
- the LOC127314997 gene encoding uncharacterized protein is translated as MHEHHPATLALNAGPIADVGYLKDLPEILHRIVNDDRRLGRFHARKPRREMSPYEALELRRLRIVAAMRAVERYHGDPRYRFLHDCTADLFAGMLAEDMRRLGDGKLPEISLAGKWCPSLKSRYDRSTLLCEAIARRLFPKGSAPELSEDLPDSNYASRARACLRKAALVPLRRALELPEVFVAARAWGEVVYPRVASVAMRNYRDLFLEHDAERFCQYLESVRAGKAKIAAGALLPHEILASVGTDGEDVADLQWQRTVDDLLALGKLNNCLAVCDVSGSMTGLPMDVCVALGLLLSELCDEPWRHRVITFSQWPQLHHVKGATLWEKTQFIREMHWDMNTDFQAVFDQLLRVAVDGNVPPERMVKKVFVFSDMEFDEASSRPWETDYEAITRKYSEAGYGGAVPQIVFWNLRDSSSVPVMAEQSGVALVSGFSKNMLKLFLDGADAMTPRAVMEKAISGREYEKLIMFD